A single region of the Massilia sp. erpn genome encodes:
- a CDS encoding DUF2799 domain-containing protein produces the protein MHLPTRLLTPFILGLPLLLSGCQSTMQRIADCKAGDWRVIGQKDGAAGEKADYAERKQFCEGYDSKAAGADPGAAYTAGWAQGNWDFWFARGATDGRAAKTISSYDQHLASEEVRKKETPPGKPAYEAGWMQGNTDYWNGVGKRKGAEGQPLTIKEESRSQAEAMHIRFDEAGFTAGWQTGNHTFWSDAGFSDARSGVPDRELAVRAAKAKAAGVQVREDAYRAAWNAEIINYWKNLGTQDATSGKEFTQRKAEANQRGLKVLETEYRQAWEKRLAEYWTQAGHDDGYGKPFMLDQRMANAPRDGVFVITRTRELYTQAWQARNAQYCNPDNAFDFGRRGEPMAIDVCAAPIQNQLKRALVSGRDYEVAAARYNEAVSRADDLAHRLHDARKRLERLEREIRSEQERKDRPNNEETAKQDRRRDRERRDLLDYLSDTDQHLHEANRWADRHRREMERLRRDIYLN, from the coding sequence ATGCATTTGCCAACCCGCCTGCTGACTCCCTTCATTCTCGGCCTGCCTTTGTTGCTAAGCGGCTGCCAATCCACCATGCAGCGCATCGCCGATTGCAAGGCCGGCGATTGGCGCGTGATCGGCCAGAAGGATGGCGCGGCCGGCGAGAAGGCCGATTACGCCGAGCGCAAGCAGTTCTGCGAAGGCTATGACAGCAAGGCCGCTGGTGCCGATCCGGGGGCAGCCTACACCGCCGGCTGGGCGCAGGGTAACTGGGACTTCTGGTTCGCCCGCGGCGCCACCGATGGCCGCGCCGCCAAGACCATTTCCAGTTACGACCAGCACCTCGCCAGCGAGGAGGTGCGCAAGAAGGAAACCCCGCCCGGCAAGCCGGCGTACGAGGCGGGCTGGATGCAGGGGAATACCGACTACTGGAACGGCGTCGGCAAGCGCAAGGGCGCCGAAGGCCAGCCGCTGACCATCAAGGAGGAAAGCCGGAGTCAGGCCGAGGCCATGCACATCCGCTTCGACGAAGCCGGTTTTACGGCAGGCTGGCAGACCGGCAACCACACCTTCTGGTCGGACGCCGGCTTCTCCGATGCCCGCAGCGGCGTGCCGGACCGCGAACTGGCCGTGCGCGCCGCCAAGGCCAAGGCGGCCGGGGTGCAGGTGAGGGAAGACGCCTACCGCGCCGCCTGGAACGCCGAAATCATCAACTACTGGAAGAACCTGGGCACGCAGGATGCCACGTCCGGCAAGGAGTTCACCCAGCGCAAGGCCGAAGCCAATCAGCGCGGCCTGAAAGTGCTGGAAACCGAGTACCGCCAGGCATGGGAAAAGCGCCTCGCCGAATACTGGACCCAGGCCGGCCATGACGACGGCTACGGCAAGCCCTTCATGCTCGATCAGCGTATGGCTAATGCGCCGCGCGACGGCGTGTTCGTGATCACCCGCACGCGCGAGCTGTACACGCAGGCCTGGCAGGCGCGCAATGCGCAGTACTGCAATCCGGACAACGCCTTCGACTTCGGCCGCCGTGGCGAGCCAATGGCCATCGACGTCTGCGCCGCGCCGATCCAGAACCAGCTCAAGCGCGCCTTGGTCAGCGGCCGCGATTACGAAGTGGCGGCAGCGCGCTACAACGAAGCTGTGTCGCGCGCCGACGACCTGGCCCACCGTCTGCACGATGCACGCAAGCGCCTGGAACGCCTGGAACGCGAAATCCGCTCCGAGCAGGAGCGCAAGGACCGTCCCAACAACGAAGAAACCGCCAAGCAGGACCGCCGCCGCGACCGCGAACGGCGCGACCTGCTCGACTACCTCTCCGACACCGACCAGCACCTGCACGAAGCCAACCGCTGGGCCGACCGTCACCGCCGCGAAATGGAACGCCTGCGCCGCGACATCTACCTCAACTAA
- a CDS encoding methyltransferase domain-containing protein → MLNEREIESCYLGQFIPLHYHHNMLMDQNRMHSFKSAIDYAVRPGAKVLELGGGTGVLSCFAAAKADKVYCVEFNPDMVREARKFLAMNPHGAKVEVIHADAFEYLPPEPVDIVICEMIHVAMLREKQVEVIEAFKKRYAERFGGPLPVFLPEAVLMAVQPLQQEYDFEGFYAPIIQFQETGVVHSGTVELAQPAVYSLIDFTQPNELSYNWEGKFVATRDGTLNAMRFITKNVLAVVQERSATIDWLNHYMTLPLAEPVPVREGDVLQVSFAYRAGGPISSLQNSLKAEVAYEAVLQASAVPAYA, encoded by the coding sequence ATGCTGAACGAACGCGAAATCGAGAGCTGCTATCTGGGCCAGTTCATCCCCCTGCATTACCATCACAATATGCTGATGGACCAGAACCGCATGCATAGCTTTAAGTCGGCCATCGACTATGCGGTGCGGCCGGGGGCGAAGGTGCTGGAGCTGGGCGGCGGCACGGGCGTGCTGTCCTGTTTCGCGGCGGCCAAGGCGGACAAAGTCTATTGCGTCGAGTTCAACCCGGATATGGTGCGCGAAGCGCGCAAATTCCTCGCCATGAATCCGCATGGGGCGAAGGTCGAGGTCATCCACGCCGATGCCTTCGAATATCTACCGCCGGAGCCGGTGGACATCGTGATCTGCGAAATGATCCACGTCGCCATGCTGCGCGAGAAGCAGGTGGAGGTGATCGAAGCCTTCAAAAAGCGCTATGCGGAGCGTTTTGGCGGCCCGCTGCCGGTCTTCCTGCCCGAGGCGGTGCTGATGGCGGTGCAGCCGCTGCAGCAGGAATACGATTTCGAGGGCTTTTACGCGCCCATCATCCAATTCCAGGAAACCGGCGTGGTGCATTCGGGCACGGTGGAGCTGGCCCAGCCGGCCGTCTACAGCCTGATCGACTTCACCCAGCCGAATGAATTGAGCTATAACTGGGAAGGCAAGTTCGTCGCCACCCGAGATGGCACGCTGAACGCCATGCGTTTCATCACCAAGAATGTGCTGGCCGTGGTGCAGGAGCGCTCCGCCACCATTGATTGGCTCAATCATTACATGACCTTGCCGCTGGCCGAGCCGGTGCCGGTGCGCGAAGGCGATGTGCTGCAGGTGAGTTTCGCTTATCGCGCCGGCGGCCCGATTTCCTCGCTGCAAAACTCGCTGAAGGCCGAAGTGGCCTACGAGGCTGTCCTGCAGGCATCGGCCGTGCCGGCTTACGCCTAA
- a CDS encoding methyl-accepting chemotaxis protein — MKFANMNIGARLGLSFGLVTLLLAMIVTIALSQMSQAADRMSNMLDDRYYKIDLANQIKQNVITIHKYMRNSLLAADEAGVKREADAMNALRAKNKDLLEKFDKVINVPKAREIFTNITTARAQDLANQQNLLRLIGELKLDDARKLINGQISESEKKYVGYLEEMSDLQEGRMAEESKMAKESFGGARVQMLTIAGVTIAVTIVIGWLASGSITRPLNDAVGLARRVADGDLSAQIEVKSSNETGQLLAALRDMNDSLGRIVRQVRSGTDTMVTASQEIATGNHDLSSRTERQASALEETASSMEELTGTVKLNAANATQSNELAQSASEVAQRGKSVVAQVVDTMGAINESSRKIVDIIAVIDGIAFQTNILALNAAVEAARAGEQGRGFAVVASEVRNLAQRSAAAAKEIKTLIGNSVEQVDAGAQLVSQAGHTMDEVVSSVERVTAIIGEITHASKEQSAGLEQINQAIVEMDDVTQQNAALVEQAAAAAQSMQEQARSLSELVGVFRLDASAASRALPGPSRLALSA, encoded by the coding sequence ATGAAGTTTGCAAACATGAATATTGGCGCCCGCCTGGGCTTGTCTTTTGGCCTGGTGACCCTCCTACTGGCCATGATCGTTACCATCGCGCTGTCGCAAATGTCGCAAGCCGCCGACCGCATGAGCAATATGCTGGATGACCGGTACTACAAGATCGACCTGGCCAACCAGATAAAACAAAACGTCATCACCATCCACAAATACATGCGCAATTCCCTGCTGGCCGCCGATGAAGCCGGCGTCAAGCGCGAAGCCGACGCGATGAACGCGTTACGCGCAAAAAACAAGGACCTGCTGGAAAAATTCGACAAGGTGATCAACGTGCCGAAAGCGCGCGAGATCTTCACCAATATCACCACCGCGCGCGCCCAGGATCTGGCCAACCAGCAAAATCTGCTGCGCCTGATCGGCGAACTCAAACTAGACGATGCGCGCAAGCTGATCAATGGTCAGATCAGCGAGTCGGAAAAAAAGTACGTCGGGTATCTGGAAGAGATGAGCGATCTGCAGGAAGGCCGCATGGCCGAAGAATCGAAAATGGCCAAGGAAAGTTTTGGCGGCGCGCGCGTCCAGATGCTGACCATCGCCGGCGTCACCATTGCCGTCACTATCGTGATTGGCTGGCTGGCCAGTGGCAGCATTACCCGTCCACTCAACGATGCGGTGGGTCTGGCGCGGCGCGTGGCCGATGGCGACTTGTCGGCCCAGATCGAGGTCAAGTCCAGCAATGAAACCGGCCAGCTGCTGGCCGCCCTGCGCGATATGAACGACAGCCTGGGACGCATCGTGCGCCAGGTGCGCAGCGGCACCGACACCATGGTCACGGCCTCGCAGGAAATCGCCACCGGCAACCACGATCTATCGTCACGCACGGAGCGCCAGGCTTCGGCGCTGGAGGAAACCGCCTCCTCGATGGAAGAGCTGACCGGCACCGTCAAGCTGAACGCAGCCAACGCCACGCAGAGCAACGAGCTGGCGCAATCGGCCTCCGAAGTGGCGCAGCGCGGCAAGAGCGTGGTGGCACAGGTGGTCGACACCATGGGCGCGATCAACGAATCCTCGCGCAAGATCGTCGACATCATCGCCGTCATCGATGGCATCGCCTTCCAGACCAATATCCTGGCGCTGAACGCCGCGGTGGAAGCGGCGCGCGCCGGCGAGCAGGGCCGCGGCTTTGCCGTGGTGGCCTCCGAAGTGCGCAATCTGGCGCAACGCTCGGCCGCCGCCGCCAAGGAAATCAAGACCCTGATCGGCAACTCGGTGGAACAGGTGGATGCGGGCGCGCAACTGGTCAGCCAGGCCGGCCACACGATGGATGAGGTGGTCAGCAGCGTCGAGCGCGTGACCGCCATCATCGGCGAGATCACCCACGCCAGCAAGGAACAAAGCGCCGGCCTGGAGCAGATCAATCAAGCCATCGTCGAGATGGACGACGTCACGCAGCAGAACGCCGCCCTGGTGGAACAAGCCGCCGCCGCAGCGCAAAGCATGCAGGAACAGGCGCGCAGCCTATCCGAGCTGGTCGGGGTCTTCCGACTCGACGCCAGCGCCGCCAGCCGCGCCCTCCCCGGCCCCTCCCGCCTGGCCCTCAGCGCCTAA
- the fusA gene encoding elongation factor G, protein MTRKTPIERYRNIGISAHIDAGKTTTTERILFYTGVNHKIGEVHNGAATMDWMEQEQERGITITSAATTAFWKGMAGNYPEHRINIIDTPGHVDFTIEVERSMRVLDGAVMVYDSVGGVQPQSETVWRQANKYKVPRIAFVNKMDRVGADFFRVQQQVRDRLKGVAVPVQIPLGAEDNFHGVIDLVKMRAISWDDASQGVKFTYEDIPAELKELAQKWHDHMVEAAAEATPELTEKYLNGEALTEEEIKSALRQRTIRNEIVPMLAGSAFKNRGVQAMLDAVIDYLPSPVDVPAIAGHDEDDNEIERHPADDEPFSALAFKIMSDPFVGQLTFFRVYSGVVNSGDTVYNPTKQQRERLGRILQMHANERKEIKEVYAGDIAAAVGLKSMTTGDTLSSPDHVIVLEKMIFPEPVISQAVEPKTKADQEKMGMALNRLAQEDPSFRVHTDEESGQTIMSGMGELHLEILVDRMRREFGVEATVGKPQVAYRETVHKAVSDVEGKFIKQSGGKGQYGHVVLKLEPAEAGKGYEFVDAIKGGVVPREFIPAVDKGIQETLLAGVLAGYPVVDVRVTLTFGSYHDVDSNENAFRMAGSIAFKEAMRKADPQLLEPMMHVEVETPEEFMGNVMGDLTSRRGMVQGMDEIPGGGGKQIKALVPLAEMFGYSTTLRSLTQGRATYTMEFQHYGVVPRHILEQVATARTTRH, encoded by the coding sequence ATGACCCGCAAGACACCTATTGAGCGTTACCGCAACATCGGCATCAGTGCCCACATCGATGCTGGCAAAACCACGACCACCGAGCGCATCCTGTTCTACACTGGCGTAAATCACAAGATTGGCGAAGTGCATAACGGTGCGGCCACGATGGACTGGATGGAGCAGGAACAGGAACGGGGCATCACCATCACCTCCGCCGCCACCACGGCCTTCTGGAAAGGCATGGCGGGCAATTATCCCGAGCACCGCATCAACATCATCGATACGCCCGGTCACGTCGATTTCACGATCGAGGTCGAGCGCTCCATGCGCGTGCTGGACGGCGCCGTGATGGTGTACGACTCGGTGGGCGGCGTGCAGCCGCAATCGGAAACCGTCTGGCGCCAGGCCAATAAATACAAGGTGCCGCGCATCGCCTTCGTCAACAAGATGGACCGTGTCGGCGCGGACTTCTTCCGCGTGCAGCAGCAGGTGCGCGACCGCCTGAAAGGCGTGGCCGTGCCGGTCCAGATCCCGCTCGGCGCGGAAGACAACTTCCACGGCGTGATCGATCTAGTGAAGATGCGTGCCATCAGCTGGGACGATGCCAGCCAGGGCGTGAAGTTCACTTACGAGGATATTCCCGCCGAGCTGAAAGAGCTGGCGCAGAAGTGGCACGACCATATGGTGGAAGCGGCCGCCGAAGCGACGCCTGAGCTGACCGAGAAGTATCTGAACGGCGAGGCGTTGACGGAAGAGGAAATCAAGTCGGCGCTACGCCAGCGCACGATCCGCAATGAGATCGTACCCATGCTGGCGGGCAGCGCCTTCAAGAACCGCGGCGTGCAGGCCATGCTGGATGCGGTGATCGACTATCTGCCTTCGCCGGTGGATGTGCCGGCCATTGCGGGTCACGATGAGGACGACAACGAAATCGAACGCCATCCGGCAGACGACGAGCCGTTCTCCGCGCTCGCCTTCAAGATCATGAGCGATCCTTTCGTGGGCCAGCTGACTTTCTTCCGCGTGTATTCCGGCGTGGTGAATTCGGGCGACACCGTGTACAACCCGACCAAGCAGCAGCGCGAACGCCTGGGCCGCATCCTGCAGATGCACGCCAACGAGCGCAAGGAGATCAAGGAAGTGTATGCGGGCGACATTGCCGCCGCCGTGGGCCTGAAGTCGATGACGACGGGCGACACGCTCAGTTCTCCCGACCATGTGATCGTGCTGGAAAAGATGATCTTCCCCGAGCCGGTGATTTCGCAGGCGGTGGAGCCGAAGACCAAGGCCGACCAGGAGAAGATGGGCATGGCGCTGAACCGCCTGGCGCAGGAAGATCCGTCCTTCCGCGTGCATACGGACGAGGAATCGGGCCAAACCATCATGTCCGGCATGGGCGAGCTGCATCTGGAGATCCTGGTGGACCGCATGCGCCGCGAGTTCGGCGTGGAGGCGACCGTGGGCAAGCCGCAGGTGGCTTACCGCGAGACCGTGCACAAGGCGGTGTCGGACGTCGAGGGCAAGTTCATCAAGCAGTCCGGCGGCAAGGGCCAGTACGGCCACGTGGTACTCAAGCTGGAGCCGGCGGAGGCGGGCAAAGGCTATGAGTTCGTGGATGCGATCAAGGGCGGCGTGGTGCCGCGCGAATTCATTCCGGCGGTCGACAAAGGCATCCAGGAAACGCTGCTGGCGGGCGTGCTGGCGGGCTATCCGGTGGTCGACGTGCGCGTCACGCTGACCTTCGGTTCCTACCACGACGTGGATTCGAACGAGAACGCCTTCCGCATGGCCGGCTCGATCGCCTTCAAGGAGGCGATGCGCAAGGCCGACCCACAGCTGCTGGAGCCGATGATGCATGTGGAGGTGGAAACGCCCGAAGAGTTCATGGGCAATGTGATGGGCGACCTGACGTCGCGGCGCGGCATGGTGCAGGGCATGGACGAGATCCCGGGCGGCGGCGGCAAGCAGATCAAAGCCTTGGTGCCGCTGGCCGAGATGTTCGGCTACTCGACTACCTTGCGCTCGCTGACCCAGGGCCGGGCCACCTACACCATGGAGTTCCAGCACTATGGCGTGGTGCCGCGTCATATCCTGGAACAGGTAGCAACGGCGCGTACAACCAGGCATTGA